A single region of the Pseudomonas sp. PDM14 genome encodes:
- a CDS encoding substrate-binding periplasmic protein, which produces MPNRSASRRLRNSLQGMLLSTGLLGAAQAETLVIAGDIWCPVNCVPGSAQPGIFVELAQEIFAEAGIQVQYQTLNWARTLREVRAGELNAAIGAGVEDAPDFLFTPTPVAQSRYCFYTRTDSTWDYRGVTSLPGQRLGVINDYSYGEQLNAYVKKHGKTDQVQAVAGDNALELNLGKLQRGRLDVVLENSWVMQSTLASAGHEPLREAGCREPDVPIYLAFSPTHVHSKRYVDLFERGLQRYRANGRLQALLVEYGVKK; this is translated from the coding sequence ATGCCCAATCGAAGTGCTTCGAGACGCCTGCGTAACAGCCTGCAGGGAATGCTGCTGAGTACCGGCCTGCTCGGCGCCGCGCAGGCGGAAACCCTGGTCATCGCCGGGGACATCTGGTGCCCGGTGAACTGCGTGCCGGGCTCGGCGCAGCCCGGCATCTTCGTCGAGCTGGCGCAGGAGATCTTCGCCGAGGCCGGTATTCAGGTGCAGTACCAAACCCTCAACTGGGCCCGCACCCTGCGCGAGGTGCGCGCCGGTGAACTGAATGCGGCGATCGGCGCCGGTGTCGAGGACGCCCCCGACTTTCTCTTCACGCCCACGCCCGTGGCGCAGTCGCGCTACTGCTTCTACACGCGCACGGACTCGACCTGGGATTACCGTGGCGTGACGTCGTTGCCCGGCCAGCGCCTGGGCGTGATCAACGACTACAGCTACGGCGAGCAGTTGAACGCCTACGTGAAGAAGCACGGCAAGACCGATCAGGTGCAGGCCGTGGCCGGCGACAACGCCCTGGAGCTGAACCTCGGCAAGTTGCAGCGCGGGCGGCTCGACGTGGTGTTGGAAAACAGCTGGGTGATGCAATCGACCCTGGCCAGTGCCGGGCACGAGCCGCTGCGTGAGGCCGGTTGCCGCGAGCCGGACGTGCCGATCTACCTGGCGTTCTCGCCGACCCATGTCCACAGCAAGCGCTATGTCGACCTGTTCGAGCGCGGCTTGCAGCGCTATCGCGCCAATGGCCGCCTGCAGGCGTTGCTGGTCGAGTACGGCGTGAAAAAGTGA